The window ACATTACTTCTATGTTTGCTTGTGAATAACCTGGTCCAACACTGGGGTAAAATAGTCCTTTTAGATCATACTTAACGCCATTACTAGCCAAAACTGACGGAAATGTCACGTAGGGAACAAAATAAAGTTTATGTATCAAAAAGGGAAGAAAAAAGTTTTTTGGGCAAAAAGGGAAGCAAATtttaaaaaaggccaaataaggAATTCTCTCCAAAGCCATAGTGAGCACAATGCTACAGGGAGATCAGACCTGCGACTGAAAACTGGTGCAAAATGCAGCGCAAGACCAGCTCAATCGGCTCCACGCAACAGAGGACGCAGGCAGACGATGCATGAAGACAGTATGATTAGCACTCCAGTAGTCCCCGGCGCTTTCGTTGACCGCCATGGCCCAGCCTAACAAGCCACGAGACAAAACCCTATGCGCGCCACTGTGCCGCGCCAGTGCAGCGCCACGGCACCACAACTTGACGACGAATCCTTGCACAAATCGACGTTACTACAAAGCAGCAGAATTACATACAGGGAGCGAGCGGCTAATCAGTGCGATTACTACATCATCAGGCATGCGAGAGATGCGCGTCTCAGAGCAAGAGGCAGCAGCAGAGCAGCGCGGAGGCCGACGGCCAAAGGGCGCCGCCCCTCGTGATCGCTCCGCCGGGGGAAGCGCcggagctgccgccgccgccgcagacgTCCACGCCGACCTCCTTCACGACGGCCCGGTCGTCCACGCACAGCCCCGGGTTGCCGCTCAGGTCGAGGTTCCGGCCGAGCCGCCGGAGGAACGCGCCGTCGAACGGCACGGCGCCGTCCAGCCCGTTCTTGCTCAGGTTCAGGTGGTACATGCGCTTCAGCCGGCTCAGCCCCGCCGGGATCCTGCCCGTCAGGTTGTTGTTCTGCAGCGACAGCGTCGTCAGGCTCGTCAGCCGCCCGAACGTCTCCGGGATGGACCCCGAGTAGCCCGAGTTGGCCAGCCGGAGCTCCTGCAGCCGCGCGATGCCGCCCAGCTCCGGCGGCAGCGGCACGCCCATCGGGTTGTTCTCCATGATCAGGTACTGGAGGTCCCGGAGGCCGGCGAGGCCCGCGGGCAGGCGGCCGCTCAAGCCGTTGTTGCTCAGCGCCAGGAAGGTGAGGGAGCTGAGGCCGGAGAAGGTGGCCGGGACGCCGCCGGTGAGGTTGTTGGAGCTCAGGTCCAGCTTCTGCAGCTGCGCCAGCCGGCCGAGCTTGCTCGGGATGGGGCCCGAGAAGGAGTTGTAGCTGAGGTCGAGGCCCTGGAGGCTCCGGAGCTCGCCGATCCGCGCCGGTATCGGGCCCGTGAGCGAGTTGTAGCTGAGGTCGAGGTGGACGAGGCCGGCGAGCTCGCCGATGCCCCGCGGGACCTCACCGCGGACGAGCGGGTTCTGGGAGACGGTGAGCACCTGCAGCGACCGCAGGCCGGCGAGCTGCGGCGGCAGCGTGCCGGACAGCGAGGGGTTGGAGCGGATGCTGAGCTGCTGCAGGCGGGACGCGGAGAGGTTGGCGGCGGGCGGGAGGGCGAGCGTGGCGGTTTTGGCGGGGTTCTTGAAGCAGTCGACGAGGAAGAGCGACTGGAGGTGGGGCAGCGCGGAGAAGGCGTGGGTCGGGAACGCCGCGGCCTCCCTGCAGGCCGGGTTGGGCGGCACGCCGAAGTCGAGCCGGGTGACGCGCATCAGCCGCTTGTCGGCGGCGTCCGGCTTGCACTCGAGCCCCGGCCAGGGCGCGGCGCAGGGGTCGGGGGCCGAGGAGGAGCGCCAGTCGCGGTCGGAGGAGACGGCCTCCATGACGCGCAGCAGCGCCTCCCGCTCGGCCGGGTCCATGGCGGCGCCGGCCACGGCGAggagggagcagaggaggagcGCGACGGCGGTGGCCGGCATCGTGCCGCGCGTCCGTGTGGGTGCTGGCTGGCGGGCTGGGTGGCTGCGTCTGCGGCCCGGGCCGGGGGGTGTCGCTTTTTGACGTCGTCTCGTCCGTCCATGGTTTATTGATTGAGCTATACTGTGGGAGTGAGTGAGGGCGGTGGGGGCATCGGACTGACTGATGACTGACCCGAGGTGACGGGACTGGGGCCTGGCTGCCCCTGCCCGTGCAGTACAGGCTACAGAAACAGCCAGGAGAAGAACAGCGTTCGTGCGTGCGTGCGGGCTTTGCCTGGGAAATCCACTGTTACCACCACCAACCTCTCGCTCGATTTGATTCGATCGGGACctcgccggccggccggccggcacCGGATGTGATCGATCGATCTGCTGAAAGAAACCATGGAAAACTCCAAGAAATGGCCCCGTCTCTCCGCCGATTCACACGCACGGGAAAATAACTGTTTCCCCGTAAGATTTATTCACACCGGCCGTGATACGCCTTTCCCATGCTTTGCCGAGCACGGCCGGCCGCCACGGCTCATAGCATCTCTGACTGATCCCCTCCCTATCCACTCCGGTGTCAATGGAGGATAAATTCCATTAACCTAGGCAACCACTAATAGTTTTCTTTTACATTTTTTTATCTCGTTTTTTCATTCGTCAATTGAATTGAACTGAGTCATTTGTAGTCAGGATAGTGAGGTTGAGAGCGATGATCTTCAGGGACTCTTCGCCGTCGTACGAGAAAGAAGACGATGACAATTTCGAAATGGCCATTGGTATGATATTTAATGAGGATTTTTGGTGGCCTAGAAGAGGACCGCAATTCAGCCGTATACACATCAGTCGAGATAGAGCGGTGGGCCATTCCAAGATTATAAGAGATTGTCTCGACCCCTATCCAACCTATTCAGTGAATTATTTTCGCCGGCGATTTCGCATGCGCACAAATCTCTTTCTCACGATTGCAATAGCCATGGGGAAGCATGATGATTAGTTCAAACTCTGGAGGAGTGCATCCAGAGAGATAAGTGTGAGCCCTTTGATGATGTGAATCACGGTTGTTCAACTGCTAGCATATGGGTGTTCGACAAACACTGTTGACGACAATGTCCGTGTTGGAGAAGATACAATGTTGAAGACCATTCGAAGGTACACAAAACCCGTGATTAAGATCTTTAGGCCAGAGTACTTGGGCACCGAGTGATGAGGACACCAAGAGACTTTTGGCTTTGAGTCAAGAACGAGGATGGCATGGGACGCTTCGATCAATTGACTGCATGCAGTAAACATGAAAGAATTGTCCTGCATGATGGAAAGGTCAATACAAAGGCCACTGCAACGATTCAGTAATCATTCTTGAGGTTGTTGCATTGGAGGATCTATGGTTTTGTCATTCATTCTTTGGATTTGTCTGGCTCTCATAACGACCTAAATGTGTTGTCGAGATCACCACTGTTAGCTAGGCTTGTTGCCGAAGATTCTCCACCTTGCAACTATGTAGTCAATGGCCGGAGCACATGATTGGTTACTATCTTGCAGATGACATCTATCCTTCATGCGCCACATTTGTAAAGACAATCCCACGTCCTAGAGGTAACAAGAGATCTCACTTTGCAATGTGTCAGAAGTCGACAaggaaggatgtggagagagCTTTTGGTGTGCTTCAGAAGTGCTTTAACATCATTCGTGGCCCTGCCGAGTATTGGAACCCCAAGGTCATATGAAAAATCATAGCATGTCGCGTCATCTTGCTTAACATGGTCATTGAAGATTAGAGAGGCGTGCGTGAGAACTACCGGTACATCTTCAATGGATATCCCGTTGAGCCGGAGCACGATGCAAATAGGATACAAAGATTCCTCGTAGCGTATCACATCATCGAGAACCGACAAGTCTCCAACattaggccaactccaacgcgcgACCCCATCCCGCCCGTCCCCGTTCGCTTGAGGCAAAACGGACAAACCAGACCGCCCAGCGCGCGACTGCCTGGACCCATTTGGTCCGTTTTGTGTCGGGGCCGACCCATTTCGAGCGCAAACATGCGCCGGGTTTTGGTCGCGGCGGACAGCAAACGGACGCGTCGCTCATCCGCTTCAGGGCCGCGTGACAGGAGGCCACCTACCTTCCATCGCCCCACATTAATGCGCACGCGCGGTCGGCCCCACCTGTCATCCGCCTAGGCGAACGGTCGATGTCCTTCTTAAATGGGAAGCCATGGACCGGTCGCAGTCCACACTCCCCACTCCAGCCCGTGctgcctcctcgaaactggtgcCCCACGCCGCCGCGGTCACCGGAGCGGGAGTCGTCGCCACGGGAGGAGGTGGTGCAGGCACCTCCCGCCTTCCAGCCCGCCCCATGTACCAGGCACCGCCGTCCCACCTCTGGACGCCGCCAGCCTACGTCGACCTCGTCAGCGACAACAACGACAACAGCGGCCACTGAGAAGACGGCGGCGGCCACGGCATCAACGGGCACGGCAGGAGCGCGCGGGCGGCggatttcttttgtttttttttatGTTAATTATGTCTATGTGAACTGTGAAACTGGGTCGTTTTGTGACTGTGATGTTTAATTATGTTTTATGTTTTTATGTTTGCGTTTTTTTTTCGGCATTTCATTTTAGTTTTTGTGTTTTTTTTAATCAATTCCACCCCGAACAGATTTGGGGTGCGGCCGCGCGTTGAGCGCACCGACAACCCAACGGCCCAAAGCGGACATGGGCGACCCCATTGCCGCCCCAAGCAGACGAAAACAGGCCAAACCGGACGTCCGTTCGGGGTCGTGCGCTGGAGTTGGCCTTATCTTCT is drawn from Aegilops tauschii subsp. strangulata cultivar AL8/78 chromosome 1, Aet v6.0, whole genome shotgun sequence and contains these coding sequences:
- the LOC109753969 gene encoding uncharacterized protein, whose product is MPATAVALLLCSLLAVAGAAMDPAEREALLRVMEAVSSDRDWRSSSAPDPCAAPWPGLECKPDAADKRLMRVTRLDFGVPPNPACREAAAFPTHAFSALPHLQSLFLVDCFKNPAKTATLALPPAANLSASRLQQLSIRSNPSLSGTLPPQLAGLRSLQVLTVSQNPLVRGEVPRGIGELAGLVHLDLSYNSLTGPIPARIGELRSLQGLDLSYNSFSGPIPSKLGRLAQLQKLDLSSNNLTGGVPATFSGLSSLTFLALSNNGLSGRLPAGLAGLRDLQYLIMENNPMGVPLPPELGGIARLQELRLANSGYSGSIPETFGRLTSLTTLSLQNNNLTGRIPAGLSRLKRMYHLNLSKNGLDGAVPFDGAFLRRLGRNLDLSGNPGLCVDDRAVVKEVGVDVCGGGGSSGASPGGAITRGGALWPSASALLCCCLLL